A stretch of Campylobacter concisus DNA encodes these proteins:
- the tupA gene encoding tungstate ABC transporter substrate-binding protein TupA: MKKVILGSLIASVLAFAGDSELIMATTTSTDNTGLLDAIYPAYKAKTGVDIKWTAVGTGAALKLGENCDADILFVHSPKVEKEFVEKGFGVERKPVMYNDFVVIADKSIADKFKGKDIKESFELIKKENIKFFSRGDKSGTDNKEKGIWKKIIGEVPEKDGWYMQTGQGMLATINAAAEQKGVTFTDRGTYIKYEDTKKGAPEMVIINEGDNDLKNFYSLIAVNPKHCPKTDIENAEKFIKWATSEEGQKFIGDFKLLDKPLFTPDANSRKN, translated from the coding sequence ATGAAAAAAGTAATATTAGGCTCGCTAATCGCGAGCGTTTTGGCGTTTGCGGGCGATAGCGAACTCATCATGGCTACCACCACCAGCACCGATAACACGGGGCTACTAGACGCGATCTACCCTGCGTATAAGGCAAAAACGGGCGTCGATATCAAATGGACTGCCGTAGGCACGGGAGCAGCTTTAAAACTAGGCGAAAACTGCGATGCGGACATACTTTTCGTACATTCGCCAAAAGTTGAGAAAGAATTTGTAGAAAAGGGCTTTGGCGTCGAGAGAAAACCCGTAATGTACAATGACTTCGTCGTCATCGCCGATAAATCTATCGCCGATAAATTTAAAGGCAAAGACATCAAAGAGAGCTTTGAGCTGATCAAAAAAGAGAATATCAAATTTTTCTCTCGCGGCGATAAATCAGGCACCGACAACAAAGAAAAAGGTATCTGGAAAAAAATCATCGGCGAAGTGCCTGAAAAAGACGGCTGGTATATGCAAACAGGTCAAGGTATGCTAGCTACTATCAACGCAGCAGCCGAGCAAAAGGGCGTGACGTTCACCGACCGCGGCACCTACATCAAGTACGAGGACACCAAAAAAGGCGCGCCTGAGATGGTCATCATCAACGAGGGCGACAACGATCTTAAAAACTTCTACTCTCTAATCGCAGTAAATCCAAAACACTGCCCTAAAACTGACATCGAAAATGCAGAGAAATTTATAAAATGGGCTACAAGCGAAGAGGGTCAGAAATTTATAGGCGACTTTAAGCTGCTAGATAAGCCGCTTTTCACGCCTGACGCAAACAGTCGCAAAAACTAA
- a CDS encoding aminotransferase class V-fold PLP-dependent enzyme produces MANLDEIRKNIILKQGVHYFDFAASGLAYEPVEREIADVLKTYANTHSDSSSSAIITQRRYEGARESLKKLLGLDERFYLIACGQGATAAIKKFQELLGIYLPPATRSAIGEANLRAAQLPLVLVSPYEHHSNELSFREGLCDYLRVPLSEGGEIDLLALERILKLNAGRRIIGSFSAASNVTGVVSDYKKISELIRAAGGIVAFDCAALSSHANLDCDHFDAIFLSPHKLLGGPASCGLLAIKNELFNSDVPTFAAGGTVAYANREGHVFLKNPEQLEEGGTPPIIGLMRANLAYALRNEVGFEQIKSAEDELARLFESELAGIDEIINYAPKGTPRLPIFSFNIRGVSAYDFAASLSNDFGIQTRAGVMCAGPYAHDLLGIKEGRMPEAKPGFVRVSLHYTHTEQDVRYLVGAIKSCIKKHREFWGEEKAMYEMFGGKI; encoded by the coding sequence ATGGCAAATTTAGACGAAATAAGAAAAAATATCATCCTAAAACAAGGCGTGCACTATTTTGATTTCGCGGCTTCGGGGCTTGCTTACGAGCCCGTAGAGCGCGAGATAGCGGACGTTTTAAAAACCTATGCCAACACCCACTCCGATAGTAGCTCGAGCGCGATCATCACGCAGAGGCGCTACGAGGGCGCGCGCGAGAGCCTGAAAAAGCTGCTGGGCCTTGACGAGCGGTTTTATCTCATCGCCTGCGGACAGGGTGCGACAGCCGCGATCAAGAAATTTCAGGAGTTGCTTGGCATCTACTTGCCGCCTGCGACCAGAAGCGCGATCGGCGAGGCAAATTTACGCGCCGCACAGCTTCCGCTCGTGCTCGTTTCGCCCTACGAACACCACTCAAACGAGCTTAGCTTTCGCGAGGGGCTTTGCGACTACCTGCGTGTGCCTCTTAGCGAGGGCGGCGAGATCGATCTGCTAGCACTCGAGCGTATCCTAAAGCTAAATGCGGGACGCCGCATCATCGGCTCGTTTAGCGCCGCCTCAAACGTCACGGGCGTCGTTAGCGACTACAAAAAAATCAGCGAGCTAATCAGGGCTGCGGGCGGCATCGTAGCCTTTGACTGCGCGGCGCTGAGCTCGCACGCAAATTTAGACTGCGACCATTTCGATGCGATTTTCCTCTCGCCGCATAAATTGCTCGGAGGGCCTGCTAGCTGCGGGCTTTTGGCGATCAAAAATGAGCTTTTTAACAGCGACGTGCCGACATTTGCCGCGGGCGGTACTGTCGCCTACGCTAACCGCGAGGGCCACGTGTTTTTGAAAAATCCCGAGCAGCTAGAAGAAGGCGGTACGCCGCCTATTATCGGGCTTATGCGGGCAAATTTGGCATATGCGCTGCGAAACGAGGTGGGCTTCGAGCAAATAAAAAGTGCCGAGGACGAGCTAGCGCGGCTTTTTGAGAGCGAGCTAGCGGGCATTGATGAGATCATAAACTACGCTCCAAAGGGCACGCCGCGGCTGCCGATTTTTTCGTTTAACATTCGCGGCGTATCGGCTTATGATTTTGCCGCGAGCCTTAGCAACGACTTTGGTATCCAGACGCGCGCTGGCGTGATGTGCGCAGGCCCGTACGCTCACGATCTGCTGGGTATCAAGGAGGGGCGCATGCCAGAAGCCAAGCCCGGCTTCGTGCGCGTGAGCCTACACTACACGCATACCGAGCAAGACGTGCGTTATCTGGTAGGCGCGATAAAATCCTGCATCAAAAAGCACCGCGAGTTTTGGGGCGAGGAAAAGGCGATGTATGAGATGTTCGGCGGGAAGATTTAG
- a CDS encoding molybdopterin-dependent oxidoreductase yields the protein MPHSNAVGRRSFLKMAALAGVAGGMSGLAASGVTRSATQEEMANPFPNSKIVKTICTVCSVGCGVRAEVENGVWVRQEVAQDHPVSAGGHCCKGSDVIDMVRSHCRVKYPMKKAGGKWKRISYKEALDEIGAKLKAYREKNPEQVMFLGSAKDCNEQSYYISKFVAMFGTNNLDHQARLUHSSTVAGVANTWGYGAMTNHLGDIQNAKSIFIVGANPAVNHPVGFRHFLKAKENNGAKLIVVDPRYTRTAAKADYFAQIRTGTDIPFMYGMMNIIFQNGWEDKEFINDRVYGMDLIREEAAKWTPEVVADVCGIKKETLLEITEVYAKNRPGSVVWAMGLTQHTIGSSNTRIAPILQLVLGNMGVSGGGCNILRGHDNVQGATDMANLPTELPGYYPKNEANWKYFAKMWKVDFEWLQKNFVKPEMMFKPGFTLSKWWAGVLDGKNGNEAVDNAGDSIKALVVIGNGITSTAQQVKVKEGLDALELLVLVDPFVNDAGVITDKKDDVYILPAATQFETSGTVVATNRSGQWRSQVVEPLFESMPDHEILFELAKRLGYYDELTRTIRDAEGKIEWPEVATREIANIVKTIGMTGWTPERLKKHQENWDKFDEKTSLGKPGTVVEGEYYGLPWPCWTEDHPGSPILYDINKSVRQGGMGFRNRFGLEHNGVSQLAADGSAPVDSFVKGGYPEIKKDNIEKVLGITLTEDEKAKIGGSWIHDDSNIIAKKCMEKNIAPYGNARARTIVWTFADQIPLHREPLHTPRFDLAQKYPSFEDKKLQNRVDTKFKSVQLAKDYSKEFPIILTTARLVNFSGAGMETRASMYLSRLTPEMFADIHPELAAKHGIKNWDFIWVYSPEGTKVKVRARVVPSVKPDTIFMPFHYAGYMQGTDMTGNFPEGTKPYAVGESANTVTNYGYDINTQIPETKSGLCRIEKA from the coding sequence ATGCCCCACTCAAACGCAGTCGGGCGAAGATCATTTTTAAAAATGGCCGCGCTAGCGGGCGTAGCGGGCGGCATGAGTGGACTGGCCGCTAGCGGCGTAACCAGAAGTGCGACTCAAGAAGAGATGGCAAATCCGTTTCCTAACTCTAAAATCGTAAAAACTATTTGTACGGTTTGCTCCGTTGGATGCGGAGTGCGGGCCGAGGTAGAAAACGGCGTTTGGGTGCGCCAAGAGGTAGCCCAAGATCACCCGGTAAGCGCGGGCGGCCACTGTTGTAAGGGCAGCGACGTCATCGATATGGTGCGCTCTCACTGCCGCGTAAAATACCCGATGAAAAAAGCAGGCGGCAAATGGAAACGCATCAGCTACAAAGAGGCTCTCGACGAGATCGGCGCCAAACTAAAGGCGTATCGCGAAAAAAATCCGGAGCAAGTAATGTTTCTAGGCTCTGCAAAAGATTGCAACGAACAAAGCTATTATATAAGCAAATTCGTAGCGATGTTCGGGACTAATAACCTAGATCACCAAGCACGTCTTTGACACAGCTCTACAGTCGCCGGTGTGGCGAATACTTGGGGTTACGGAGCTATGACAAATCATCTTGGAGATATCCAAAACGCGAAGTCTATCTTTATAGTGGGCGCAAATCCGGCGGTAAATCACCCGGTCGGCTTTAGACATTTTCTAAAAGCGAAGGAAAATAACGGCGCAAAGCTAATCGTGGTCGATCCAAGATACACGAGAACTGCGGCTAAGGCTGATTATTTTGCTCAAATTCGTACCGGCACGGATATACCTTTTATGTACGGCATGATGAATATCATATTTCAAAACGGCTGGGAAGATAAGGAATTTATAAACGACCGCGTCTACGGCATGGATCTGATCCGCGAAGAGGCTGCCAAATGGACGCCTGAAGTCGTAGCAGATGTTTGCGGGATCAAAAAAGAGACGCTTCTTGAGATAACCGAAGTTTACGCTAAAAATCGCCCGGGATCGGTCGTTTGGGCGATGGGTCTAACTCAACACACCATAGGCAGCTCAAATACCCGTATCGCTCCGATCCTACAACTAGTGCTAGGAAATATGGGCGTTAGCGGCGGCGGCTGTAACATCCTTCGCGGCCACGACAACGTTCAAGGTGCGACGGATATGGCGAATTTGCCGACCGAGTTGCCCGGATACTATCCAAAAAACGAAGCCAACTGGAAATACTTCGCTAAGATGTGGAAGGTTGATTTTGAATGGCTCCAAAAGAATTTCGTTAAGCCTGAAATGATGTTTAAGCCCGGATTTACGCTATCAAAATGGTGGGCGGGCGTGCTTGACGGTAAAAACGGCAACGAAGCCGTAGATAATGCCGGCGACAGTATAAAAGCCTTAGTAGTAATCGGCAACGGTATCACCTCTACCGCGCAACAAGTAAAAGTAAAAGAGGGCCTAGATGCGCTTGAGCTTTTGGTTCTAGTAGATCCTTTCGTAAATGATGCCGGCGTGATAACGGACAAAAAAGACGATGTCTATATACTGCCTGCGGCGACGCAGTTTGAAACCAGCGGCACCGTCGTAGCCACAAACCGCAGCGGCCAGTGGAGAAGCCAGGTCGTAGAGCCGCTTTTTGAGAGTATGCCCGATCACGAAATTTTATTCGAGCTTGCCAAAAGGCTAGGATACTATGACGAACTAACGCGCACGATCAGAGACGCTGAAGGCAAGATTGAGTGGCCTGAAGTCGCTACTCGCGAGATCGCAAATATAGTTAAAACTATCGGCATGACGGGTTGGACTCCGGAAAGGCTCAAAAAGCACCAAGAAAACTGGGATAAATTTGACGAAAAAACAAGCCTAGGAAAACCGGGCACCGTAGTTGAAGGCGAGTACTACGGTCTGCCGTGGCCTTGCTGGACGGAGGATCATCCGGGCAGCCCGATACTTTACGATATAAACAAATCCGTTAGGCAAGGCGGTATGGGTTTTAGAAACCGCTTCGGCTTAGAGCATAACGGAGTTAGCCAATTAGCCGCAGACGGTAGTGCGCCCGTAGATTCGTTTGTCAAGGGCGGATATCCGGAGATCAAAAAAGATAACATCGAAAAGGTGCTAGGCATCACGCTAACCGAGGATGAAAAGGCTAAAATAGGCGGCAGCTGGATACATGACGATAGTAATATCATCGCTAAAAAATGCATGGAGAAAAACATCGCTCCGTACGGCAACGCGCGAGCTAGGACGATCGTTTGGACTTTTGCGGATCAAATTCCTCTTCACAGAGAGCCGCTGCATACGCCTAGATTCGATCTGGCGCAGAAGTATCCGAGCTTTGAGGATAAGAAACTTCAAAACCGCGTCGATACAAAATTTAAATCCGTCCAGCTAGCAAAGGACTACTCAAAAGAGTTTCCTATTATCCTCACGACGGCTCGCCTCGTAAATTTTAGCGGCGCGGGCATGGAGACGAGAGCTAGTATGTATCTAAGCCGTCTAACGCCTGAGATGTTTGCGGATATCCACCCTGAGCTTGCGGCTAAACACGGCATTAAAAACTGGGATTTCATCTGGGTTTATTCGCCTGAGGGCACTAAGGTTAAGGTGCGCGCTAGAGTAGTACCGTCCGTTAAACCCGACACTATCTTTATGCCGTTTCATTATGCGGGTTATATGCAAGGCACCGATATGACGGGCAATTTCCCGGAAGGCACAAAGCCTTATGCGGTAGGCGAGAGCGCAAATACCGTCACTAACTACGGATATGATATAAACACTCAGATTCCTGAAACCAAAAGCGGTCTATGCCGCATAGAAAAGGCGTAA
- a CDS encoding molybdopterin oxidoreductase family protein, translating to MEEIVKTTCPYCGTGCGIDLIVRNGRIVDAKPSKDHHVNDGELCLKGMFGWEFVNSPKRLSRPMMRKLNGVYDKHGELEEVSFEEVYDFLADKFKSTVAKYGPSSIMGFSSARSNNEDNYVFQKFFRAQGSNNVDHCARLUHAPTVAGLASTLGNGTMTNDLVEFATDTDVFLLIGTNTSECHPIIAMQMQRGLQRGAKMIVVDPKRTDMAKKADIYLQIPIGANIKTLNTMMHVIIAENLQDSEFIEKYSEGFEYLKEVVKDFTPERFERETGIKKELIIEAARMYAKAGAAAICYTMGITQFSDGTSNVFSLSNLAVLTGNLGKKGAGVNPLRGQNNVQGACDMGALPNVIPAGAVNSPYAQEQARKVWHFELNPVPGFKLTQAPDKMDSGELKVLYVYGENPVMSDPWTEHFVHAVHHLDCFIVQDLFFTESAHKADVVLPAAGWGEKDGTFINTSRRVQRTRKASEPVNGVEPDWKVVCNIANRMGLEGFDFASPEQIWNELRELMPKFFGGISYYRLGKLGGISWPCPDEEHPGTPVLYADHKSMLPGGTFRFAPVLYVEDKNERAKAEAEFRAKMNIPDGYPVGSGALSEVPDEVYPCLFTTGRKVFHYHTGTMTRECPALEYGAGVEGALIEVSPDIARERELEEGCYALVQNKRGQIAAKLRVNPDLKEGTIFTTFHYSEADGNELANAGDPDPLSGITPLKMTIANIRRLSEDEFIKFREQNEMSMHSANPYLSPVRA from the coding sequence ATGGAAGAGATCGTAAAGACCACCTGTCCATATTGCGGCACGGGCTGCGGCATCGATCTTATCGTGCGAAACGGTAGAATCGTAGATGCCAAACCTAGCAAAGACCACCACGTAAACGATGGCGAGCTTTGCTTAAAAGGAATGTTCGGATGGGAGTTCGTAAACTCTCCTAAACGCTTAAGCCGACCGATGATGAGAAAGCTAAACGGCGTCTACGACAAACACGGCGAGCTTGAAGAAGTGAGTTTTGAGGAGGTTTATGATTTCCTAGCGGATAAATTTAAATCCACCGTCGCAAAATACGGCCCAAGCTCGATCATGGGCTTTAGCTCTGCTCGTTCAAATAACGAAGACAACTACGTTTTTCAGAAATTTTTTCGCGCTCAGGGTAGCAACAACGTCGATCACTGTGCTCGTCTTTGACACGCTCCTACAGTGGCAGGTCTTGCCAGCACGCTAGGAAACGGAACGATGACGAACGACTTGGTCGAATTTGCGACCGATACGGACGTATTTTTACTGATCGGTACCAACACGAGCGAGTGCCACCCGATCATCGCTATGCAGATGCAGCGCGGACTTCAGCGCGGCGCAAAGATGATCGTCGTAGATCCAAAACGCACCGATATGGCCAAAAAAGCCGATATCTATCTGCAAATCCCGATCGGAGCGAATATCAAAACGCTAAATACGATGATGCACGTAATCATCGCCGAAAATTTGCAAGATAGCGAGTTTATCGAGAAGTACTCCGAGGGATTTGAATATCTAAAAGAAGTGGTTAAGGACTTTACGCCTGAGCGTTTCGAGCGAGAAACCGGTATAAAAAAAGAGCTCATCATAGAGGCAGCTAGAATGTATGCTAAAGCAGGCGCGGCGGCGATTTGCTACACGATGGGTATCACGCAGTTTAGCGACGGTACGTCAAACGTCTTTTCGCTATCAAATTTAGCCGTTTTAACGGGAAATTTAGGCAAAAAGGGTGCGGGCGTAAATCCTCTACGCGGTCAAAACAACGTCCAAGGCGCATGCGACATGGGCGCGCTGCCTAACGTCATCCCGGCAGGAGCGGTAAACAGCCCTTATGCGCAGGAGCAAGCGCGCAAAGTATGGCACTTTGAGCTAAATCCGGTTCCGGGCTTTAAGCTAACGCAAGCACCGGATAAAATGGATAGCGGCGAGCTAAAAGTCCTCTACGTCTACGGCGAAAACCCCGTAATGAGCGATCCTTGGACTGAGCACTTCGTCCACGCCGTACATCACCTAGACTGCTTTATCGTGCAGGATCTTTTCTTTACCGAGAGCGCGCACAAGGCCGACGTGGTGCTACCTGCCGCGGGCTGGGGCGAAAAGGACGGAACCTTTATCAATACCTCTCGCCGCGTCCAACGCACTCGCAAAGCTAGCGAGCCCGTTAACGGCGTGGAGCCTGATTGGAAGGTCGTTTGCAACATCGCAAACCGCATGGGGCTAGAGGGGTTTGATTTTGCGAGCCCTGAGCAAATTTGGAACGAGCTAAGGGAGCTTATGCCTAAATTTTTCGGCGGTATCAGCTACTATAGACTAGGCAAACTAGGAGGTATCAGCTGGCCTTGCCCAGACGAGGAGCATCCAGGTACGCCCGTGCTTTACGCAGATCACAAGTCTATGCTACCGGGCGGTACATTCCGATTTGCGCCGGTGCTTTACGTAGAGGATAAAAATGAACGTGCAAAAGCTGAAGCCGAATTTAGAGCCAAGATGAATATCCCGGACGGCTATCCGGTCGGTAGCGGCGCGCTTAGCGAAGTACCAGACGAGGTATATCCGTGCCTATTTACGACCGGACGCAAGGTCTTTCACTACCATACCGGCACGATGACTAGAGAGTGTCCGGCTCTTGAATACGGCGCGGGCGTAGAAGGCGCACTCATCGAGGTGAGCCCGGATATCGCTCGCGAGAGAGAGCTAGAGGAAGGCTGCTACGCGCTCGTGCAAAACAAGCGCGGCCAGATCGCAGCAAAACTGCGCGTAAATCCGGATTTAAAAGAAGGCACGATATTTACGACCTTCCACTATAGCGAGGCCGACGGTAACGAGCTAGCAAACGCCGGCGACCCAGATCCGCTCTCAGGCATCACACCGCTAAAGATGACGATAGCAAATATTAGGCGTCTAAGCGAAGATGAGTTTATCAAATTTAGAGAGCAAAACGAGATGTCGATGCACTCGGCAAATCCGTATTTGTCGCCTGTTAGGGCTTAA
- the fdh3B gene encoding formate dehydrogenase FDH3 subunit beta, which translates to MSEFNDNNRLKFYCDDDRCIDCNGCAVACDEAHELPLGIRRRRVITLNEGVPGKEISTSIACMHCEDAPCSLVCPVDCFYIRADGVVLHDKDICIGCGYCLYACPFGAPQFPKDGVFGARGVMDKCTMCAGGPEPTNSELEREEYGQNRISEGKVPVCAAMCSTKALLVGESTMIEKIYGDRVKARGYGFKDLKQTPTWKLAYYAGDRLKIKS; encoded by the coding sequence ATGAGCGAATTTAACGATAACAATAGACTTAAATTTTACTGCGACGACGATAGATGCATCGACTGTAACGGCTGTGCGGTAGCTTGCGACGAGGCTCACGAGCTGCCTCTTGGCATCCGCCGCCGCCGCGTCATCACGCTAAACGAAGGCGTACCCGGCAAGGAAATATCGACCTCGATAGCTTGCATGCACTGCGAGGATGCGCCGTGCTCGCTGGTTTGCCCGGTCGATTGCTTTTACATCAGAGCCGACGGCGTAGTACTACACGACAAAGATATCTGCATCGGCTGCGGATACTGCCTATACGCGTGTCCGTTCGGTGCACCACAATTCCCTAAAGATGGTGTATTTGGCGCAAGAGGCGTTATGGATAAATGTACGATGTGTGCAGGTGGTCCAGAGCCTACAAATAGCGAGCTAGAGCGTGAAGAGTATGGCCAAAACAGAATTTCTGAAGGTAAAGTACCAGTTTGTGCGGCGATGTGCTCAACAAAGGCGCTGCTAGTAGGAGAATCTACAATGATAGAGAAAATCTACGGTGATAGGGTTAAGGCTCGCGGCTACGGCTTTAAAGACCTAAAACAAACTCCGACCTGGAAGCTTGCTTATTATGCTGGCGATAGGCTTAAGATAAAATCTTAA
- the tupB gene encoding tungstate ABC transporter permease TupB — MDFLLNGFLEAFRLLFSGDEETYSAIRATLYTSSVSIFFTILVGFPLGFTLGFYDFKGRRILRLLSDTALAMPTVAIGLILYAFITRNGPFGEFGLLFTLKAVMLGQFVLALPIIISLSASVVENMDKKHYLTILNLRLSAPRLVGCVLYELRYALMVVVATAYGRIVAEVGVAMMIGGNIKYFTRTITTAVSLETNKGEFAMGIALALVLIFIAFAVNLAIHALKRLDR, encoded by the coding sequence TTGGACTTTCTACTAAACGGATTCTTAGAGGCCTTTAGGCTGCTTTTTAGCGGCGATGAGGAAACGTATTCGGCGATCAGGGCGACGCTTTACACTTCGAGCGTTTCGATATTTTTTACGATTTTAGTCGGTTTTCCGCTAGGCTTTACGCTGGGATTTTACGATTTTAAAGGGCGCAGGATTTTGAGACTGCTCAGCGATACGGCGCTTGCGATGCCCACCGTTGCGATCGGACTTATTTTGTATGCATTTATCACGCGAAACGGCCCGTTTGGCGAGTTTGGGCTGCTTTTTACGCTAAAGGCCGTGATGCTGGGGCAGTTTGTGCTAGCACTACCTATCATCATCTCGCTAAGCGCTAGCGTCGTGGAAAATATGGACAAAAAACACTATCTAACCATCCTAAATTTACGCCTGAGCGCGCCGCGGCTAGTGGGCTGCGTGCTTTACGAGCTGAGGTATGCTCTGATGGTGGTCGTAGCGACGGCGTACGGGCGTATCGTGGCCGAGGTCGGCGTGGCGATGATGATCGGCGGAAATATCAAATATTTTACCCGCACGATCACGACTGCAGTGTCGCTGGAGACGAACAAAGGCGAGTTTGCCATGGGTATCGCGCTGGCTTTGGTGCTCATCTTTATCGCGTTTGCCGTAAATTTGGCGATACACGCGCTAAAAAGGCTTGACCGATGA
- a CDS encoding twin-arginine translocation signal domain-containing protein translates to MQKNRREFLKKAGLVGAVAATAGVATAAASNLKYGKSKKTEVLYKRSKNWDLYYEQAK, encoded by the coding sequence ATGCAAAAAAATAGGCGAGAATTTTTAAAAAAGGCGGGGCTAGTCGGAGCTGTAGCGGCTACGGCCGGAGTAGCGACAGCAGCGGCGTCAAACCTAAAATACGGTAAAAGCAAAAAGACCGAGGTGCTTTATAAAAGAAGCAAAAACTGGGATCTATACTACGAACAAGCAAAATAA
- a CDS encoding molecular chaperone, whose protein sequence is MTSKGEFAAGRGLYYSLFSRFFVFSQDADRFAGVNAMLGLAAAHALNEESAAAIMRIQAKFDEKNPQNLVDEFDEIFHAPPSPLRNSLSYYDEGYEVGHACAKVRKILASTDLRRDEAKFKENEDNVGFVFALMSEFIARANELELYGELEERLFKEIVNPNIDEFIESLFNHESSEIYKDVAVLLQGFIEFERVVLSAPRPINHGKNKKTLDGVSRSEAIRRQKNRVRKLKAMEEENAKK, encoded by the coding sequence ATGACTAGCAAGGGCGAATTTGCGGCGGGACGGGGGCTTTACTACTCGCTGTTTTCGCGTTTTTTCGTTTTTAGCCAAGACGCCGATAGATTTGCAGGCGTAAACGCGATGCTAGGTCTTGCCGCAGCGCACGCTCTAAACGAAGAATCGGCCGCTGCCATAATGCGCATACAGGCAAAATTCGACGAGAAAAATCCGCAAAATTTAGTGGATGAATTCGATGAAATTTTCCACGCTCCGCCAAGTCCGCTTAGAAACTCGCTGTCGTACTACGACGAGGGTTACGAGGTCGGGCATGCTTGCGCTAAAGTGCGTAAAATTTTAGCCAGCACCGACCTTAGGCGAGACGAGGCTAAATTTAAAGAAAACGAAGACAACGTAGGATTCGTGTTTGCTCTGATGAGCGAATTTATCGCGCGTGCGAACGAGCTGGAGTTATACGGAGAGCTTGAAGAGCGGCTTTTTAAAGAGATCGTAAATCCAAACATCGACGAGTTTATAGAGAGTCTTTTTAATCACGAAAGTAGCGAAATTTACAAAGACGTCGCGGTACTACTGCAAGGATTTATCGAGTTTGAGCGTGTAGTTTTAAGCGCGCCGCGTCCTATAAATCACGGCAAAAATAAAAAGACTTTGGACGGAGTTTCAAGATCTGAGGCTATAAGAAGACAAAAAAATCGAGTGAGAAAGCTAAAAGCTATGGAGGAAGAAAATGCAAAAAAATAG
- a CDS encoding helix-turn-helix transcriptional regulator: MLNELYNDVEYKTLLEHISSQYKGKVVLDRKQTAAVLGIGISTLDLRISQGRDIPRYIKMGDAKNSHIAFAITDIATYIFQKRVKTCS; this comes from the coding sequence ATGCTTAATGAACTATATAACGACGTAGAGTACAAAACGCTTCTTGAGCACATATCTAGCCAATATAAAGGAAAGGTGGTTTTAGACAGAAAGCAAACCGCAGCGGTTCTTGGTATTGGTATATCCACTCTTGATCTTCGCATATCACAGGGCAGGGATATTCCGCGTTATATCAAAATGGGAGATGCAAAGAATTCTCACATAGCGTTTGCGATAACTGACATTGCGACTTATATTTTTCAAAAAAGGGTTAAAACATGCTCTTAA
- the tupC gene encoding tungstate ABC transporter ATP-binding protein TupC — protein MINVRNLRLNYGASEILNIPRLDIDVTKITALTGSNGSGKSTLMRVMSFLQKPTSGEVRLWGSSAPSLNLLRDVSVLLPEPALLKRSVRENFRAVLKSRGVLGEFDERASEALNLVGLDESFLNKRHFELSSGQTQRVSFALNLALRSRLYLLDEPTNSVDIGTSKLFGKAVLYMRQRYGCGFVIASHDDKWLTAIAEENVFLHKGRVCEFEYKNIFDARDGVLKFNEKAVVNLPSNLCSAAKIAVNPSKITLSKTLIEGYLEGILHSVSLYLGKELLVKIKVGDFLIKTLAENSQNFNIGERIYFKFDEEAFLGLE, from the coding sequence GTGATAAACGTTAGAAATTTACGCCTAAACTACGGCGCGAGCGAGATTTTAAACATCCCGCGCCTTGATATCGACGTTACCAAAATCACTGCGCTAACGGGCAGCAACGGCAGCGGCAAAAGCACGCTGATGCGTGTGATGTCGTTTTTACAAAAGCCAACTAGCGGCGAGGTGCGGCTGTGGGGAAGCAGCGCGCCTAGTCTAAATTTACTGCGCGACGTTAGCGTTTTGTTGCCAGAACCGGCACTTTTAAAACGCTCCGTGAGGGAAAATTTTAGGGCCGTTTTAAAAAGCCGCGGAGTGCTGGGGGAATTTGACGAGCGAGCGAGCGAGGCGTTAAATTTGGTCGGGCTTGACGAGAGTTTTTTAAACAAGCGTCACTTTGAGCTTAGCTCCGGACAGACGCAGCGCGTTAGTTTTGCGTTAAATTTGGCGCTTAGATCGCGTCTTTATCTACTCGACGAGCCGACAAATAGCGTGGACATTGGCACGTCAAAGCTGTTTGGCAAGGCGGTGCTTTACATGCGGCAAAGATACGGCTGCGGCTTTGTGATCGCTAGCCACGACGACAAATGGCTAACCGCCATCGCCGAAGAAAACGTTTTTTTGCACAAGGGGCGTGTGTGCGAATTCGAATACAAAAATATATTCGACGCGCGGGACGGGGTTTTAAAATTTAACGAAAAAGCGGTCGTAAATTTGCCGTCAAATTTGTGTAGCGCCGCAAAGATTGCCGTAAACCCGAGTAAAATCACGCTAAGCAAAACGCTGATAGAAGGCTATCTTGAAGGTATCTTGCACTCGGTTTCGCTCTATCTTGGCAAAGAGCTTTTGGTGAAAATCAAAGTCGGCGACTTTTTGATAAAAACGCTGGCGGAGAATTCGCAAAATTTTAACATCGGCGAGAGGATTTATTTTAAATTTGACGAGGAAGCGTTTTTGGGGCTTGAGTGA